A genomic stretch from Mya arenaria isolate MELC-2E11 chromosome 10, ASM2691426v1 includes:
- the LOC128206227 gene encoding uncharacterized protein LOC128206227, whose amino-acid sequence MAGRTAGKKVGRRNALLDAMNSMREECAEDAEEVKFQRIADKFHSLKDVSDAIKNVGVKECGLIFGIDYTLSNLTQGKKTYSGLSLHDVQPSRSNPYQEVICILGETLEPFDDDGIIPAYGFGDRTVKDKGVFPLKKNGDCDGFMEVLKVYTEVTPTIKLKGPTSFAPIIRKAVDIVKEKRKYHILVIVADGQVTNEKETIEAIVQASEFPLSIVVIGVGDGPWDMMKDFDDNLPARKFDNFQFVGFTKAKQGVRNPDVAVALAALMEIPDQYMYIKKLHLMENLL is encoded by the exons ATGGCAGGAAGGACTGCAGGCAAGAAAGTTGGAAG GCGTAATGCCCTGCTGGATGCGATGAACTCCATGAGAGAAGAATGTGCGGAAGACGCCGAGGAAGTCAAGTTTCAAAGGATCGCAGATAAATTCCACAGCCTCAAGGACGTTTCCGACGCCATAAAAAACGTCGGCGTAAAGGAATGCGGCCTGATATTTG GTATCGACTACACGTTGAGCAACCTTACGCAGGGAAAGAAGACGTATAGTGGCCTGTCCCTCCACGACGTCCAGCCGTCTAGGTCTAATCCTTACCAGGAG GTAATCTGTATTCTCGGAGAAACTCTGGAACCTTTTGATGATGACGGGATCATCCCGGCGTATGGCTTTGGGGACAGGACAGTTAAAGACAAGGGCGTATTTCCGCTCAAAAAGAAC GGTGACTGTGACGGTTTTATGGAAGTCTTAAAGGTATACACAGAAGTGACACCCACAATAAAACTAAAAGGTCCGACCAGCTTTGCCCCAATCATACGAAAGGCTGTGGATATCGTCAAGGAAAAACGAAAG TACCACATTTTGGTGATTGTCGCAGACGGCCAGGTGACAAACGAAAAGGAGACCATCGAGGCAATCGTTCAGGCGTCCGAGTTCCCACTGTCCATCGTCGTCATTG GTGTAGGGGACGGACCGTGGGACATGATGAAAGACTTTGATGACAACCTCCCGGCGCGAAAGTTTGACAATTTCCAGTTTGTGGGGTTTACCAAAGCGAAGCAAGGCGTGCGGAACCCCGATGTGGCCGTGGCGCTAGCCGCCCTCATGGAAATCCCCGaccagtacatgtacattaagaAGCTGCATTTAATGGAAAACCTATTGTAA
- the LOC128206375 gene encoding solute carrier family 23 member 2-like — MDVTTNASDGCSGMKILCRQMNKTEEDSEKDQDETIQETVVTVEENIAKKSLLYSIADTPPFNVCLLLGFQHYITAVSSIISVPLMLREPFCMDDDVVGVSELIGTILFVSGLSTLFQTTLGVRLPIVQGSTITFVVPTLAILAQKQWTCPYTEARAMYGHSVNFTDIGLPEIGSEEHRNIWKMRIREIQGAIIVASLFQVTIGLSGVMSYLLRFVGPLTIVPVITLTSISLFPVSADMASGQWWIAILTMVLITAFSQIISELKVPVICPGRKGCNKSSIQLFGLYPVLFGIFISTIVCAILTTTGVWTDDKDEWGYEARTDTNLHVLGKAKWFRFPYPCQWGVPTVSVIGVFGMLSGVLSAMIESVGDYFALARLAGAPPPPLHAVNRGVMTEGLCCLITGAWGSGNGTTSFAENIGVVGLTKVGSRRVVQVGGLMMLVLGCLGKFAALFLIIPKPVLGGTFMITFGMVTAVGISNLQFVNLNSPRNLFVLGVPIFFGISLSQWLEHNGGINTGSETVDQLLTVLLSTGMFVGGVLGFVLDNLVPGTDEERGIKSWRVQTDGKGSELVTADESVYDLPVIGAMMRKFPVFRYLPISPTYKKT; from the exons ATGGACGTTACTACTAATGCGAGTGATGGTTGTTCGGGAATGAAAATACTCTGCCGCCAGATGAATAAAACAGAGGAGGATAGTGAGAAAGATCAGGACGAAACAATACAGGAGACAGTTGTTACAGTTGAAGAGAACATTGCCAAGAAAAGTCTTCTGTATTCAATTGCGGATACCCCACCGTTTAATGTGTGCTTACTTTTAGGCTTTCAG CACTATATCACGGCCGTTAGTAGCATCATCTCCGTTCCTCTGATGTTACGTGAACCCTTTTGTATGGATGATGACGTAGTAGGGGTCAGCGAGCTCATAGGGACCATCCTTTTCGTTTCCGGTCTGTCCACGTTGTTTCAGACCACGCTTGGGGTACGCCTTCCGATCGTCCAGGGAAGTACAATTACGTTTGTGGTACCAACGCTTGCGATCCTTGCTCAAAAACAGTGGACGTGTCCGTACACTGAGGCTAGGGCAATGTATGGCCACAGTGTGAACTTTACGGACATTGGTTTGCCTGAGATAGGAAGCGAAGAACACAGAAACATCTGGAAAATGAGGATCCGAGAAATCCAAGGAGCTATAATTGTTGCGTCGCTCTTTCAAGTTACCATTGGTCTTAGCGGCGTCATGTCCTATTTGCTCCGATTCGTAGGTCCACTAACCATTGTACCTGTCATCACATTGACTTCTATCTCACTGTTTCCGGTCAGCGCTGATATGGCATCGGGTCAGTGGTGGATCGCGATCCTGACTATGGTTCTTATTACAGCATTTAGTCAAATAATAAGCGAACTTAAGGTACCCGTAATTTGTCCGGGTCGTAAAGGTTGTAACAAGTCTAGTATACAACTATTCGGCCTATACCCAgttctttttggaatattcaTCTCCACAATAGTTTGTGCCATCCTAACCACCACGGGCGTTTGGACAGACGATAAAGATGAATGGGGCTATGAGGCGCGCACTGATACAAATCTCCACGTTTTAGGTAAAGCAAAGTGGTTTCGTTTTCCTTATCCGTGTCAGTGGGGCGTACCAACCGTCTCTGTCATAGGGGTGTTCGGTATGCTATCTGGAGTATTGTCAGCAATGATTGAATCCGTTGGCGACTACTTCGCTCTTGCTCGACTTGCTGGTGCACCGCCTCCACCTTTGCACGCTGTTAATAGGGGGGTAATGACTGAAGGTCTTTGTTGTTTAATCACCGGTGCTTGGGGTTCTGGAAACGGTACTACTTCTTTCGCGGAAAACATCGGCGTTGTTGGGTTAACCAAAGTTGGATCACGACGCGTTGTGCAAGTAGGCGGGCTTATGATGTTAGTTCTCGGATGTCTTGGAAAATTTGCTGCCCTTTTTTTGATAATACCGAAACCGGTTTTGGGTGGAACTTTTATGATAACTTTCGGAATGGTTACAGCTGTTGGAATATCAAACCTTCAATTCGTGAACCTCAATTCACCGCGAAACCTATTTGTACTCGGCGTCCCAATATTCTTTGGAATAAGCCTATCACAATGGCTAGAGCATAACGGCGGAATTAACACAGGAAGCGAAACGGTGGACCAACTACTCACTGTTTTATTAAGCACGGGAATGTTCGTCGGCGGAGTTCTTGGGTTTGTGCTGGACAATTTGGTACCCGGCACGGACGAAGAGCGGGGAATCAAATCTTGGAGGGTGCAAACCGATGGCAAAGGGAGCGAACTCGTTACCGCGGATGAATCTGTGTACGACTTACCTGTCATTGGCGCGATGATGAGAAAATTTCCGGTGTTTAGATACCTTCCAATCAGTCCCACTTATAAAAAGACGTAA